From Paenibacillus sp. PK3_47, the proteins below share one genomic window:
- a CDS encoding ATP-binding protein — MKKYWLSILGSLLLVLILPVLSIQQLLTDNHKQPVAKQGVLDLREWDFRHDGVVHLDGEWEFYGDALLTPSNFDPGSRDQLPPPVPVLAQVPGEWNAYVSDTGKGKGYGTYRLQARVPAGEEMIYGLRTSNIRTSSKIFVNGQEIGSSGTPASSPSASRQNNIPFMGFASASGDTLEIIVQVANYSYYTGGIIQPIVIGDQASIIKHREFALFIDGATVLGFFILSIFLLMFSRVRESRGITLYLGLFCVAALVYILTHGEKLIASLLPVLPYEIVLKLQLASSTLVYYYLLRYVANSVNYPMPESVIKASKVITAFLLLTATFVPAYYFSYLEGLLLSWGLISISFVLYSMIKGTRSNPKNMFLMMVSIESLSVVIIYYLLSFTVLSFSSVIVSYEIILFGLFQALVLTRQYSSSFLEVEQLSRRLLTLDGLKDDFMADTSHELRQPLQSIVNIAQTMAEGAAGHVTAQQTGQLSMIVSTGKRLSALINDMSDFAKLNHGDLFLRREAVDLRMVASSVMAVTRHISGKAKLDFELNFPDHLPLVETDEQRLAQILFNLLSNAVNNTHQGVITLSAEVKDEYVVIIVTDTGAGISPERLRTIFDAYDPEGAGAQKLYRENGLGLSITQKLVELNGGTIEAQSEPGKGTEFRFTLPVLQKKAAFSGPYYMEVTGWEPAAAMERSGAGGVSAQDGECCLILVVGNDPVNLQVLANALQLENHTVITASNGPDAIQQMLNYPELDLIITDWVMPGMPGLVLCKAIRERFILSELPILVLTSSNRPEDIQAAFEAGANDYLTKPVELREFKARVHTLLEMRKSIRKSVEAEVAFLQAQIKPHFLYNALNAIISITPDDPDTATDLLLELSQYLRSSFDFQNRGQTILIDKELELVRSYLALEKARFDDRLNIEFHVQEGIRELIPPLSIQPLVENAVNHGLMRKEAGGTVRLSISLHPGMLVVAVSDDGVGMSPERIAEVLAYDRPEGGIGLRNIQRRLLKIYGTGLAIVSTPGMGTTISYAIPRITTSSEL; from the coding sequence ATGAAGAAGTATTGGCTCAGCATACTCGGCAGTCTGCTGCTTGTACTGATACTGCCGGTGCTCTCCATACAGCAGCTGCTGACAGATAATCACAAGCAGCCCGTTGCAAAGCAGGGCGTTCTGGATCTCCGGGAATGGGACTTCCGGCATGACGGTGTTGTCCATCTGGACGGGGAGTGGGAATTTTACGGGGATGCGCTGCTTACGCCAAGCAATTTTGACCCCGGAAGCCGTGATCAGCTGCCGCCTCCCGTACCGGTCTTAGCCCAGGTGCCTGGAGAATGGAATGCTTATGTCTCGGACACCGGGAAGGGCAAGGGGTACGGTACGTACCGTCTGCAGGCCAGGGTACCTGCCGGTGAAGAGATGATTTATGGTCTGAGGACGAGCAATATCCGGACGTCCAGCAAGATCTTCGTGAACGGACAGGAAATCGGAAGCAGCGGCACTCCGGCCTCTTCTCCGTCCGCAAGCAGACAGAACAACATTCCCTTTATGGGATTTGCGTCTGCATCCGGAGACACGCTGGAGATTATTGTCCAGGTGGCAAATTACAGCTATTACACAGGCGGAATTATCCAGCCGATTGTAATCGGTGACCAGGCCTCCATAATCAAGCACCGTGAGTTTGCGCTTTTTATAGACGGGGCGACAGTGCTGGGATTTTTTATCCTGTCCATATTTCTGCTGATGTTCTCCAGGGTAAGGGAGAGCCGCGGTATAACGCTGTATTTGGGTCTTTTTTGTGTAGCGGCTCTGGTGTACATACTGACTCACGGGGAAAAGCTTATTGCCTCGTTGCTGCCGGTACTGCCTTATGAAATTGTTCTTAAACTGCAGCTGGCTTCCTCCACACTGGTGTACTATTATTTACTGCGGTATGTAGCGAACTCGGTCAACTATCCTATGCCCGAATCAGTGATCAAAGCTTCCAAGGTTATCACTGCGTTTCTGCTCCTGACCGCGACATTTGTGCCTGCCTACTATTTCAGCTATCTGGAGGGACTGCTCTTGTCCTGGGGGCTTATAAGTATAAGCTTCGTGCTGTACTCCATGATCAAAGGCACCAGGTCGAACCCCAAAAATATGTTTCTGATGATGGTAAGCATTGAAAGCCTCAGTGTAGTGATTATCTATTATCTGCTGAGTTTTACTGTCCTCTCATTCAGCAGTGTTATCGTTTCCTATGAGATTATCCTGTTCGGCCTCTTTCAGGCTCTGGTGTTGACCCGCCAGTACAGCTCTTCGTTTCTCGAAGTGGAGCAGCTGTCGCGCAGGCTGCTTACGCTGGACGGATTGAAGGATGACTTTATGGCAGATACCTCGCATGAGCTGCGGCAGCCGCTGCAGAGCATTGTGAACATTGCACAGACAATGGCTGAGGGCGCCGCAGGCCATGTTACAGCCCAGCAGACCGGACAGTTATCCATGATTGTCTCTACAGGCAAACGGCTGTCTGCACTGATTAACGATATGTCCGACTTCGCCAAGCTGAACCACGGCGATCTCTTTTTGCGGCGGGAGGCTGTGGATCTGCGGATGGTGGCTTCCTCAGTCATGGCGGTTACCCGTCATATTTCAGGCAAGGCCAAGCTGGACTTCGAGCTGAATTTTCCTGATCACCTTCCGCTGGTGGAGACGGATGAACAGCGGCTGGCCCAGATTTTATTTAATTTATTGTCAAATGCTGTGAATAATACCCATCAAGGTGTGATAACCCTCTCCGCAGAGGTTAAAGATGAGTATGTTGTTATCATTGTAACGGACACGGGTGCAGGTATTTCTCCGGAACGTCTGCGGACGATCTTCGACGCCTATGATCCGGAGGGGGCGGGTGCGCAGAAGCTGTACAGGGAGAACGGGCTTGGCCTCAGCATTACCCAGAAGCTGGTGGAGCTTAACGGGGGGACGATCGAAGCGCAGTCTGAACCGGGAAAAGGCACTGAATTCCGCTTCACACTGCCCGTCCTTCAGAAGAAGGCAGCCTTTTCCGGTCCCTATTATATGGAGGTTACCGGCTGGGAACCGGCTGCGGCTATGGAGAGATCAGGAGCGGGCGGTGTATCGGCCCAGGATGGCGAATGCTGCCTGATTCTGGTTGTCGGTAACGATCCTGTCAATCTTCAGGTGCTTGCCAATGCACTGCAGCTGGAGAATCACACGGTTATCACGGCAAGCAACGGCCCGGATGCGATTCAGCAAATGCTGAATTATCCGGAGCTCGATCTCATTATTACGGATTGGGTAATGCCTGGAATGCCGGGACTGGTACTCTGCAAGGCGATCCGCGAGCGGTTCATTCTGTCGGAGCTGCCGATACTCGTGCTGACATCCAGCAACCGGCCGGAGGATATTCAGGCAGCCTTTGAAGCAGGAGCGAATGATTATCTGACCAAGCCGGTAGAGCTTCGCGAATTCAAGGCCCGTGTGCACACATTGCTGGAGATGCGTAAATCGATCCGTAAATCGGTGGAGGCGGAAGTTGCCTTTTTGCAGGCACAGATCAAACCGCACTTCCTATATAATGCGCTCAATGCCATCATTTCGATCACTCCGGATGATCCGGACACCGCTACTGATCTGCTGCTGGAGCTTAGCCAGTATTTGCGCAGCAGCTTTGATTTCCAGAACCGGGGGCAGACCATACTGATTGATAAAGAGCTGGAGCTAGTCAGATCCTATCTGGCACTGGAAAAGGCGAGATTCGATGACAGGCTGAATATTGAGTTTCATGTGCAGGAGGGTATCAGAGAGCTTATTCCCCCGCTTAGCATCCAGCCGCTGGTGGAGAATGCAGTTAACCACGGACTTATGCGAAAAGAAGCCGGAGGAACCGTCAGACTGTCCATCAGCCTGCATCCCGGAATGCTTGTGGTTGCAGTATCGGATGACGGGGTCGGGATGTCACCGGAACGGATTGCTGAAGTGCTGGCCTACGACAGGCCTGAAGGCGGAATCGGCCTGAGAAATATACAGAGACGCCTGCTCAAAATCTACGGCACCGGCCTGGCCATTGTAAGTACGCCGGGCATGGGGACGACGATCTCTTATGCAATACCCCGGATCACTACATCTTCAGAACTATGA
- a CDS encoding glycosyl hydrolase family 8, giving the protein MGNRLIIFAALLVSVALLASCSTHESRPIPTSKAVPSEVPSPVQDPFAMQHPQEAAQLLDFIETQLSGPDGIYTNLLDTDQSDEAATGHEVLSESASLIMRSAVLGGNQELFDRHWSIARAVFDMDGGFSYRYSPKLEKQYPVNAAVDDLRLIGALYDAGKAFADRSYTEEADKYALRFYSNNVKDGYLKDFYDNYYKNTNEFITLCYINLSVLQKLSIPDGLRGILLHNMTGILQEGYLSNEFPFYETRFDYRTGKYSSENINTVESLLSILNLTEMKRQNPRSITYIKEQVEAGTLYGQYTRDGQPANDIRSTAIYALAAMIGAEAGDDDLYQAGLARMNEFRITDPDSPLYGGFGNPDTGEAYSFDNLMALLAYSY; this is encoded by the coding sequence TTGGGGAACAGGCTCATTATATTTGCTGCTCTCTTAGTGTCCGTGGCCCTGCTGGCCTCCTGCAGTACTCATGAATCCCGGCCCATACCTACTTCAAAAGCGGTTCCCTCGGAAGTGCCTTCACCTGTACAGGACCCTTTTGCCATGCAGCATCCGCAAGAGGCAGCGCAGCTGCTGGATTTTATAGAGACACAGCTCAGCGGGCCTGATGGCATATATACAAATCTGCTGGATACAGACCAGTCGGATGAAGCAGCTACAGGACATGAGGTGCTGAGCGAATCAGCCTCGCTGATCATGAGAAGCGCCGTGCTTGGCGGCAATCAAGAGCTTTTTGACAGACATTGGAGCATAGCCAGAGCGGTTTTCGATATGGACGGGGGCTTCAGCTACCGTTACAGTCCGAAGCTTGAGAAGCAGTACCCGGTGAATGCGGCTGTAGATGATCTCAGGCTGATCGGTGCCCTGTATGATGCCGGCAAAGCCTTCGCAGACCGGAGTTATACGGAAGAGGCTGATAAGTACGCGCTAAGATTTTATAGTAATAATGTAAAAGATGGTTATTTAAAAGATTTTTATGACAATTATTACAAAAATACTAACGAGTTTATTACTTTATGTTATATTAATCTGAGCGTTCTGCAAAAATTGTCGATTCCTGACGGTTTAAGAGGTATTTTATTGCATAATATGACCGGAATTCTTCAGGAGGGCTATCTTTCCAATGAATTTCCGTTTTATGAAACCCGGTTTGATTACAGAACAGGTAAATACAGCTCGGAAAATATAAATACGGTGGAGTCGCTGCTTAGTATTCTCAACCTGACGGAAATGAAGCGGCAGAATCCGCGCAGTATCACCTATATCAAGGAACAGGTGGAAGCGGGGACCCTGTACGGGCAGTATACCCGGGATGGACAACCGGCGAATGATATCCGCTCTACTGCCATCTATGCGCTTGCGGCAATGATCGGCGCTGAAGCCGGGGATGATGACCTCTACCAGGCGGGCCTTGCGAGAATGAATGAATTCAGAATTACGGACCCGGATAGCCCTCTCTACGGCGGGTTCGGCAATCCGGATACCGGTGAGGCCTACTCTTTTGACAATCTGATGGCTTTATTGGCCTACTCTTACTGA
- a CDS encoding glutathionylspermidine synthase family protein, with protein sequence MNRAESVFEFRDQSHLERAPRVEQLRELGFTWADLEDEEYWLDAVAVMSRETYQELEKASAGLWAVLDKAVRYIHRRRDLYDLLGIPPVLWEMLDDCPLPEPGLISRYARFDFAVADDGTIKLLELNADTPTGYVEASIATPWICEQAGITSPNTAMKGLLAAAWAVEQPDTAACVAYGSHEEDSGTIEALVQHSGLDVQCVDCLDLWIDEGSVRVGEDRVIQRMFALYPKEWMAVDEGGEALAYAIETGQLQLFNGPHSILLQSKGLIAAVWGMYELGLLFDAEERELISRYVLPTYNKPVFSGNFVSKTVFGREGGSVRLFDDSGTLELKDEDGFDSSELFPTVYQKRAEMARIRTAEGELHLLTGMFVINGKPCGLLGRAGGPITGNTSHFIALGVRGLTR encoded by the coding sequence ATGAACCGGGCAGAGAGTGTATTTGAATTCAGGGACCAGTCGCACCTTGAACGGGCTCCGCGGGTAGAACAGCTGCGTGAGCTCGGGTTTACCTGGGCCGACCTGGAAGATGAGGAGTACTGGCTGGATGCGGTCGCGGTGATGTCCCGGGAGACCTATCAGGAGCTGGAGAAGGCCTCCGCCGGACTGTGGGCGGTGCTGGACAAAGCAGTCCGCTACATCCACCGCAGACGTGACTTGTATGATCTGCTGGGTATTCCGCCTGTGCTGTGGGAGATGCTGGATGATTGTCCGCTGCCTGAGCCGGGACTGATCAGCAGGTATGCCAGGTTTGATTTTGCGGTGGCGGATGACGGGACTATCAAGCTGCTGGAGCTGAATGCCGATACGCCCACCGGTTACGTGGAAGCCTCAATAGCCACGCCCTGGATCTGTGAACAGGCCGGCATTACCAGCCCCAACACCGCTATGAAGGGGCTGCTTGCGGCGGCCTGGGCCGTGGAGCAGCCGGATACGGCTGCCTGTGTGGCTTACGGCTCCCATGAGGAGGATTCGGGGACAATTGAGGCGCTTGTACAGCATAGCGGACTGGATGTACAGTGCGTTGACTGTCTTGATCTGTGGATTGATGAAGGCAGCGTCCGGGTTGGCGAAGACCGGGTCATTCAGCGGATGTTCGCGCTCTATCCGAAGGAATGGATGGCCGTTGACGAAGGCGGAGAGGCGCTTGCTTATGCTATTGAGACCGGACAGCTGCAGCTGTTCAACGGGCCGCACAGCATTCTGCTTCAGTCCAAGGGACTGATCGCTGCGGTCTGGGGAATGTATGAGCTGGGGCTGCTGTTTGATGCAGAGGAACGGGAGCTGATCTCCCGTTATGTGCTGCCGACCTATAATAAGCCTGTATTCTCGGGAAACTTCGTGTCCAAAACGGTATTCGGCCGTGAAGGCGGATCTGTGCGCCTGTTCGACGACAGCGGGACGCTGGAGCTTAAGGATGAAGACGGCTTTGACAGCAGTGAGTTATTTCCTACGGTTTATCAAAAAAGAGCTGAGATGGCCCGGATCAGGACAGCTGAAGGAGAGCTTCACCTGCTGACCGGAATGTTCGTAATCAACGGAAAGCCGTGCGGGCTGCTTGGCCGTGCCGGCGGACCTATTACAGGCAATACCAGTCATTTTATCGCGCTAGGAGTGAGGGGGCTTACGAGATGA
- a CDS encoding DUF350 domain-containing protein, producing the protein MTIVMNLVISVLTIILLQVIGMVVFALMTPFKDMDELKKGNVAVALALGGKFLATAIILGVAAYTNTSIWHMMLWFAVGYVCLIVSYWVFELFTPGFRISEQLQQGNTAVGTMLCLVFIGTAFAVSSLII; encoded by the coding sequence TTGACGATTGTTATGAATCTCGTAATTAGTGTTTTGACAATTATCCTGCTCCAGGTCATCGGTATGGTTGTGTTTGCCTTGATGACACCGTTCAAGGATATGGATGAACTGAAGAAAGGCAACGTGGCAGTCGCCCTGGCGCTTGGCGGAAAGTTCCTGGCCACTGCGATTATTCTCGGTGTCGCAGCCTATACGAATACCTCGATCTGGCATATGATGCTGTGGTTTGCAGTAGGCTACGTCTGTCTGATCGTCTCTTACTGGGTTTTTGAACTATTTACTCCCGGATTCCGGATTTCCGAGCAGCTGCAGCAGGGAAATACGGCTGTCGGCACGATGCTGTGCCTGGTGTTCATCGGTACCGCTTTTGCCGTAAGCAGTCTCATTATTTAG
- a CDS encoding potassium channel family protein translates to MHFLLRISGKLMRLKKKSIGLMILLFVVLSSTIAFAIEPGTFGNWFNAFYWVLTTMATVGYGDYFAVTAAGKVFTIFLYIFGIGLLSLVIGKIVEAFGEMQRRRGAGTLSFYGKDHIVLINWNRKTQAAVHEILCYTPDCRIVIIDESGQHPLEQMDQVHFISGDASSDEILQKACIHEARAAIIFGDTRIDEASLTDGKTLLIASSIERIAPQVHTTVEIMQEKNIQNFRHVHVNEFVLSHDAISRLAVRSALEEGNAEVITQLLSRQHGDDIYEIPLKSAWTTYGDAFQDLLSRGATLLADRGDLGINRKLDQKIPQDARLYIVADEDTYRKIRG, encoded by the coding sequence GTGCATTTTTTACTCCGGATTTCCGGTAAGCTGATGCGTTTGAAGAAGAAGTCCATCGGGCTGATGATCCTGTTGTTTGTGGTGCTCAGCTCCACCATAGCGTTTGCCATTGAACCGGGTACTTTCGGGAACTGGTTCAATGCCTTTTACTGGGTGCTGACCACGATGGCGACAGTCGGTTACGGCGATTACTTTGCGGTAACGGCAGCGGGCAAGGTGTTCACCATTTTTCTGTACATATTTGGCATCGGCCTGCTCAGCCTGGTTATCGGCAAGATCGTTGAGGCGTTCGGGGAGATGCAGAGAAGGAGAGGAGCGGGAACCTTGAGCTTTTACGGGAAGGATCATATCGTTCTCATTAACTGGAACCGTAAGACGCAGGCCGCGGTCCATGAGATTTTATGCTACACACCGGATTGCCGGATCGTCATCATCGATGAATCCGGTCAGCATCCCCTGGAGCAGATGGATCAGGTCCACTTCATCAGCGGCGATGCCTCAAGTGATGAGATACTGCAGAAGGCCTGTATTCATGAGGCCAGGGCAGCTATTATATTCGGGGATACCCGGATTGACGAAGCCTCGCTGACTGACGGCAAAACGCTGCTGATTGCCTCAAGCATTGAGCGGATCGCCCCACAGGTACATACAACTGTAGAGATTATGCAGGAGAAGAACATCCAGAACTTCCGCCATGTTCATGTGAATGAATTTGTGCTTTCGCATGATGCCATCTCCCGGCTGGCTGTAAGATCTGCGCTGGAGGAAGGAAACGCTGAAGTGATTACCCAGCTGCTGAGCCGCCAGCATGGCGATGATATTTATGAAATCCCGCTCAAATCCGCCTGGACAACGTACGGGGATGCCTTTCAGGATCTGTTGTCCCGCGGAGCGACACTGCTCGCCGACCGCGGAGACCTTGGCATTAACCGCAAGCTGGACCAGAAGATCCCGCAGGATGCCAGGCTGTATATCGTAGCGGACGAGGACACTTACCGTAAGATCAGAGGTTAG
- a CDS encoding response regulator, giving the protein MKAILIDDEKPALQHLERLLTKDSRLEITGKYTSARLGLQHLQQEKADIVFLDIGMPEMNGLEAAEHIANLDRSIRVVYITAYTEYAIDAFELNAVDYLLKPVTSQRLCKTLERLVSREEQAKQAAAVVEADRQPGILCFKQLEFLEGGEPGQKIQWRTSKAQEVFALLLHSRGQWILKDTIVDLVWPEFNPEKALANLHTTVYHIRKLLKTREMGVLVEFSQERYRLVRENVTLDVEQFEQGWSGTPVENDQDWGRREAVLALYRGDYLGEHHYSWAESRRKELQAKYLQMALRSAEYELGTERPRQALTRLLALREADAYSEDICRLTLRCYADLGDFIGFKNHYENYKALLQNELGIHPDHVMDSWVKNIF; this is encoded by the coding sequence ATGAAAGCGATACTGATAGATGATGAAAAACCCGCCCTGCAGCACCTTGAGCGCCTGCTGACCAAAGACTCCCGGCTGGAGATTACAGGCAAGTATACCTCGGCAAGACTCGGACTCCAGCATTTACAGCAGGAGAAGGCCGATATTGTCTTCCTGGATATCGGTATGCCCGAGATGAACGGGCTGGAGGCAGCTGAGCATATCGCAAATCTTGACCGGAGCATCCGTGTGGTTTACATTACGGCATATACCGAATATGCCATTGATGCCTTTGAACTGAACGCGGTGGATTACCTGCTGAAGCCGGTTACCTCCCAGCGTCTGTGCAAAACGCTGGAGCGGCTGGTAAGCCGTGAGGAGCAGGCCAAGCAGGCAGCTGCTGTGGTTGAGGCCGATCGTCAGCCGGGCATTCTCTGCTTCAAGCAGCTCGAATTTCTTGAAGGCGGAGAGCCCGGACAAAAAATACAGTGGAGAACAAGCAAAGCACAGGAGGTATTCGCCCTGCTGCTTCATTCCCGCGGACAGTGGATCCTGAAAGATACGATCGTTGATCTGGTGTGGCCGGAGTTCAATCCGGAGAAGGCCCTGGCCAATCTCCATACTACGGTATACCATATCCGCAAGCTGCTGAAGACGCGGGAAATGGGTGTGCTTGTGGAATTCTCGCAGGAAAGGTACCGGCTGGTCAGGGAGAATGTAACGCTGGATGTGGAGCAATTTGAGCAGGGATGGTCCGGGACTCCGGTTGAAAATGATCAGGATTGGGGCCGCAGGGAAGCTGTGCTTGCATTATACCGCGGTGATTATCTCGGGGAGCACCACTACAGCTGGGCGGAGAGCAGGCGCAAGGAACTGCAGGCCAAATATCTGCAGATGGCGCTCCGCTCAGCCGAATATGAGCTCGGCACGGAACGTCCCCGCCAGGCGCTTACACGTCTGCTGGCTCTGCGGGAGGCGGATGCCTATTCAGAGGATATTTGCCGGCTTACTCTCCGGTGTTATGCTGATCTGGGGGATTTTATCGGATTCAAGAACCATTATGAAAATTATAAAGCGCTGCTGCAAAATGAGCTGGGCATTCATCCCGACCATGTCATGGACAGCTGGGTAAAAAATATTTTTTAG